CACTTGTATGGTTGAATTTGGCAGAGTCTTGAAGGCATAAATGCCTAAATCACCATCAAAAGACTCACAAACTTTCACAGCTAATGCTAATGCTACTTTGTCCCATAATGTTCCAGCAAGTTTGAtgcctcctccaccaccaccatctccaGCCTTCAGAGAGAATTAATCCATAGATGAGAGAATGcaaaatgttttatctttCCAAATCTCTCAAATTTAAGTTATTTAACATAAGTAGACTTACATAGAGCTCCTCCTCGCTCTCATCGAACTCAAAGTCATCGTCATCGTCTTCGTCATATTCATCATCCAGTAGCAACTCTGTAGAACCAAACATCACCAGAAAAGTGGTTGAATTCAAACTCAAGCTGCAGAGAATTATCAGATTacattcaaacaaacaaaaagggaaCCAAAACACACCGTCTTGATTCTCTTGAATCTCTTCGGGAAGAActatctcctcttcttcttcttcttcttcttcttcttcaatgatCAACTCTTCGACTTTATTCGGTTTCGGTTCGAAAGTACTCGTTTTATTCTTCCTCTTCGCGTGAGTTTTGAAGGTAAAGTTTGGAGTCCGACGAAACGGCGTCGCCGGAAATCCAAAACGAAGACTCGTCGTCGAACGGAAACGATTGACGGCGGAAAGATTGCTTATGCTAAAAGCAGGCAAAACTGAAATTCCCCGACAAGTCTGATTCGGTCGGAAACAGAACAACAAATCCATCTTCTCCggcaagtgaagaagaagaagagacgtTCTCTGGATTTACTATGCCATCTTTTGGAATGGAATGCGGCTAAAAAACTATGGTTCTCCTCactaaaatcaattttatcggttcggttcggttccgGTTCTCAAGGATAAATAAAGTTGACTTTTATGTCCAACGGAATAACAAAAGCCCtctagttttaaaatttgaatgcAAAGCTTCATCTTCCTGTAAATTCTTTATTTGTCTTTCATTCCTTTATCCCCTCATGATTACATTGTTTCTGGGATTCGTATACAGGTTTCAAgctgataataaaaaaacaaaagaacatatCCAACCCACATTTGGTTGGCGAAAGGCAGAGTAATTTGTACCAAACCAGAAAGCCAAAAGAATTCACAGGGAAGGGAGAGCGGTTTTATGCGGCGGTGATgaagtggtggtggtggaagaaTTGTTGGTAGAGTTCGTCTCACCCCAATGCCAAAGCATACTCTCCCAAAAGCAGAAATCTTCGAAACAAGTCTTAAGTCTCTTGTCTTTGATCTTTATCTTCCAATGTCCATCTTTGTAGTTCCCTTTCTCTGCTTGTCTCCTATCCCATTCAAGTTGCGCCTTCTGTTTCGATCTTAGTAGACAGAACTTATGCAAGTTTTCAGGCATTGCGTCGTGCACTCTCCACCAGGTTTTATGAGCCTCGTCACTAGCAAATTCCTGGAAAATATCGACATTCCAATTGCAGTCATAGTCTCTGAAGCATAACCAGGGTTTGTTATAACCTAGGTAATGAAGAACGTATAGGATCGGAGGATCAGCTCCAAATAGACTcgtcttcatttttttaatctcagGTTCGTCTCCTTCCCAGAAATGCTTCAAGAAATTCATGTGTTTTGGAATCCGATGCCACCATGTGAATATCTCGTTAAGGTAACCTTGGTCTCCTCCGTTGTAAGACACAACTTCATTAATGTTATCCATTAGTAACTGGAATGTTGAATTAGATGGCTCAACCACCATTAGACCAGAGTTGAAGAGCGTAGCATTGTTTCCAGTTGCTGATATCTCAGGGAACTCGAAGAGGAAATCAATGTTTCTCAGGATAAGCATGTCTGCATCGATGAAGATGATCTTACTGTATTCAGTCAGTTGCCAAAGACGAAACTTGCTGTAGTTCCATTCGTTGTAGGCATTTGGTACAGCATTCGGGTTCCTGATTCTTTGAAACATTTGAATCTTCCATCCAGCAGCTACCAAGCCACTTTTATGGTATTCGCTTATCGTTTCATCAACAAGTATGACCAGATCACGAGTAGAGCCTGACATTCGAATGCTCTGTGCAGCTGCAATGGCTCCACAGACATAAAATTGGGCAGAATGCAAGATAGTCGCgtaagcttctttctttgcaCCTGCGGAGTAGAAATTATCTGCAGTTGAAATAAACATAATCAGCTTAGGAGGGGAGAACTAGCTGAGACTGAAAACGAAGAAACTTGCTACTAACCTTTAGCTTGAAGAGGAACAGAAAGTTCACAGGAACCAACAGGAAGCTGTAACTTTTGTCTTAGCTGGTGAAGATTAGGCTTATACAGCCATATGTTTCCTTGACGGGCAACAAGTTCTTGACCCGTAAAAAGATTCGGTATTGGAAAGCAATCAGATACCAAAATCACATGAACATTATGAAGTCCTTTAGAAGAAGCCGCCACTCGAGCTGCTGCAAGTTGTAAATGCAAGCGAGCCACATCTCTAGACCATTTTCCTGATTTATCACACGGAAGCTTGGCAATTACAAGATCAATCCGAGGCTTGCCAGGAATTTGAATCAAAGGCAGAGAAGGACAAGTAGGGACTTCGAATTCTTCAACTTCATCAATCCATTCCGGGTATAAAGATTCCCATGTTATGTTCTTTGCAGCATAATCTAGATGCAAAGCTACATGATCACAGTCAGATTTCGTTACCTCCTTGAATCGATCAATCTCGTTATCGTTAAGATTTATAAGACCAATTCCTTGATACTCGCTTCTACCAAATACGTGCTTCTCAACAAGATTTGACATATGGTTCCAGTTGATCTCAGCTGTAGCTACATAGCGAGGATCAGTAGTAAGACCAAAACTAGTTGGAATTTCAGGAATTTGTAGCGGTGGATAACGAAAACGGTAGATCGTGAACAAAGCTCCAAGCATTATACAAATCAACACAAGTTTCAGAGTGTTGAACTTGACACCCTTCTCAATTCTTTGAAATCTCCTCCTACTTGTCTTCTCACtacacacaacaaaacaaacgaaTGAGTCATTATCTATGTCAATCCAACAGATAGATAAACATAGATCGCTTGTGAAACACATTTctgaatcaaaaacaaaatcgaagatCTGATTTCCAGAAAAGTCAACCATGTGTGTGAAGCTACTAAGTTAACTAAGAATAGTACGTAGTGTTCATGAAACTAGAGAAACTAatgaagaataagaagaagaagacgaagactaACTTTGAGAACGAGAGTCGATGTCTTGACTCCATGGGACTTGAGGAAGGTATCATCGTCTCCGTAAGACCAGGGTCGGTTTCGAGAATTTCATAATCGCCTggtaaacaacaaaagacGAGACATTTTAGGGATTTGGGAAGgagaaattaatttgattttggacCAAGGCACAAAACGGTGCGTATTAggaaaatgagatttttagAAGTCCGTGTTTTGCAAAACGAACCTTTACTTATCAggtatttgttattttaaccCCTACTCTAatgtttgaataaattttaaccAGAAAACGAAAATCACACACAGTAGTACGGTTTTACGCGGTGGAGGAAGAATCAGCAGCGACGGTGGAGTTGGTCTGAGTCTCACCCCAATGCCAAAGCATACTCTCCCAGAAAcagaaatcttcaaaacaagtCGTAAGTCTCTTATCTTTGATCTTAATCCTCCAATGTCCGTCTCTGTAATTCGCTTTCTCAGCTTGTCTCCGATCCCACTCAAGTTGCGCCTTTTGTTTCGAACTCAGTAGACAAAACCTCTGCAATTTCTTAGGCATCGCGTCGTGCACTCTCCACCAAGTTTTGTGTGCTTCATCGCTCGCGAATTGATGGTATCCAACGACATTCCAATTGCAATCGTAGTCTCTGAAGCATACCCATGGTTTGTTGTAACCTAGGTAATGAAGAACGTAGAGTATCGGAGGATCAGCTCCAAATAGTCTCGTCTTAGATTTCCTGTGCTTAGGTGTGTCTCCTTCCCAGAAATGCTTCAAGAAATTCATGTGTTTTGGAATCCGATGCCACCATGTGAATATCTCGTTAAGGTAACCTTGGTCTCCTCCATTGTAGGAATTGATATCGTTGATGTGATCCATTAGTAACTGGAATGTTGAATTTGATGGTTCAATCACCATTAGACCGGAGTTGAAGAGCGTACCGTCGTTTCCAGTTGTGGAGATTTCGGGGTACTCGAAGAGGAAATCCATGTTTCTGAGGATAAGCATGTCTGCATCAATGAAGATGATCTTGTTGTATTCTGTCAATTCCCAAAGACGGAATTTGCTGTAGTTCCATTGGTTATATGCATTTGCTTCAGCTTTCGGGTTTCTGATTCTTTGAAATGTGTGAATCTTCCATCCAGCTGATTCCAAGCCACTTCTATGGTATTCACTGATCGAATCATCGACTAGTATTACCAAATTGCGAGTAGAGCCTGACATTCGAATGCTCTGTGCTACTGCAATGGCTCCACAGACAAAAGCATCATCTGAGTGCAAGATCGTCGCGTACGCTTCTTTCTTGGCATTTGCCGAGTAGAAATTATCTGCAATTGAATCATAATCAGCTTAGGAGGAGAGAATAGAGATGTCAAATTTAGCTGATACAAAAGACGAAGAAACTTACTACTGAGTCACTGACCTTTAGCTTGAAGAGGAACAGAAAGTTCACAGGAACCAACAGGAAGTTGTAACTTTTGTCTTAACTGGTGAAGTTTAGGCTTATACAGCCATATGTTTCCTTGACGGGCAACAAGTTCTTGACCCGTAAAAAGATTCGGTATTGGAAAGCAATCTGATACCAAAATCACATGAACATCATGAAGCCCTTCAGAAGATGCCGCCACTCGAGCTGCTGCAAGTTGTAAGTGCAATCTAGCCACATCTCTTGACCATTTTCCTGACTTGTTACATGGGAGCTTGGCAATGATAAGATCGATTCGAGACTTGTCAGGAACTTGAATCCAAGGAAGAGAAGGACAAGTGGGgactttgaatttttcttcctCGTCAATCCATTCCGGGTATAAAGATTTCCAAGTTATGTTACTTGCAGCATGGTCTAGATGCAAAGCTATATGCTGACAGTGAGATTTTATGACCACCTGCCATCGATTAATCTCGTTATCGTTGAGATTTAGAAAGCCAATTCCTTGATACTCGCTTCTGCCAGATAAGTAATGCTCAACAACAAGTGACATACTGTTCCAGTTGATCTCAGATGTAGCTATATAGCGAGGATCTGTGGTTACAGCAGGTTCTAGTATCCATTTGTTTGCAAAACTTGATGGATCTTCAGGAATTTGCAACGGTGGAGAACAGTAGAGTGTGAACATAGCAACCAGCatcataagaaacaaaacaagtttcaGACTAGAGAAGTTGACACACATTTCAACATCGAGAGTGTATCCGTTTCTTTGGAATCtcttcgtttttgttttctcactatatatgtaaaacaaaTGCACTATGTCAAGCCAACAGATGAATACAGATCTCTGTAATGCACATACTCAACCACATTGCTCTCATGATCTATGATCCTATCTGATTCCCCTAAGTTAGGTAAAGTAGTTTCCATTGAACTCAAGAAACTGATGaagtagaagagaaaaagactTACCTGGAAATGTAAAGTCGATGACTTGACTGACTTGACGGCGCCATGGGACTTTCAGAAGAGAGCTTCATTCTCACTGTAAGAATATTAAGTTTGACTTTCCTGAGTGAGAGACTACATGAAGCTGGATGCATCGAGCATTACAATAATCACACGTTTTTGACGCTAAtccaaattatattatattagcGGACGGATCGGAACAAAATCAACACGATGGGTCAATGttaagtttgaatttttttgcgGAAAAATCCTGATC
This sequence is a window from Arabidopsis thaliana chromosome 1 sequence. Protein-coding genes within it:
- a CDS encoding Uncharacterized protein family UPF0090 (Uncharacterised protein family UPF0090; CONTAINS InterPro DOMAIN/s: Uncharacterised protein family UPF0090 (InterPro:IPR003728); BEST Arabidopsis thaliana protein match is: Uncharacterised protein family UPF0090 (TAIR:AT1G69210.1); Has 3296 Blast hits to 1357 proteins in 179 species: Archae - 2; Bacteria - 148; Metazoa - 1652; Fungi - 253; Plants - 200; Viruses - 109; Other Eukaryotes - 932 (source: NCBI BLink).), which produces MDLLFCFRPNQTCRGISVLPAFSISNLSAVNRFRSTTSLRFGFPATPFRRTPNFTFKTHAKRKNKTSTFEPKPNKVEELIIEEEEEEEEEEEIVLPEEIQENQDELLLDDEYDEDDDDDFEFDESEEELYAGDGGGGGGIKLAGTLWDKVALALAVKVCESFDGDLGIYAFKTLPNSTIQVRIERLTNKFGSPTMEDIEAFSTIYRAKLAEAELAKSIPDNISLEVSSPGVERVVRIPQDLDRYKDRPMYVRYTNEDTETEGDGIFRLVSFDVEAKICIWGIADIRVNREKAGKGRPLSKKQREWRLETAFESLRLVRLHSEC
- the PGSIP2 gene encoding plant glycogenin-like starch initiation protein 2 (plant glycogenin-like starch initiation protein 2 (PGSIP2); CONTAINS InterPro DOMAIN/s: Glycosyl transferase, family 8 (InterPro:IPR002495); BEST Arabidopsis thaliana protein match is: plant glycogenin-like starch initiation protein 1 (TAIR:AT3G18660.3); Has 1471 Blast hits to 1463 proteins in 343 species: Archae - 0; Bacteria - 240; Metazoa - 259; Fungi - 287; Plants - 508; Viruses - 75; Other Eukaryotes - 102 (source: NCBI BLink).); the encoded protein is MIPSSSPMESRHRLSFSNEKTSRRRFQRIEKGVKFNTLKLVLICIMLGALFTIYRFRYPPLQIPEIPTSFGLTTDPRYVATAEINWNHMSNLVEKHVFGRSEYQGIGLINLNDNEIDRFKEVTKSDCDHVALHLDYAAKNITWESLYPEWIDEVEEFEVPTCPSLPLIQIPGKPRIDLVIAKLPCDKSGKWSRDVARLHLQLAAARVAASSKGLHNVHVILVSDCFPIPNLFTGQELVARQGNIWLYKPNLHQLRQKLQLPVGSCELSVPLQAKDNFYSAGAKKEAYATILHSAQFYVCGAIAAAQSIRMSGSTRDLVILVDETISEYHKSGLVAAGWKIQMFQRIRNPNAVPNAYNEWNYSKFRLWQLTEYSKIIFIDADMLILRNIDFLFEFPEISATGNNATLFNSGLMVVEPSNSTFQLLMDNINEVVSYNGGDQGYLNEIFTWWHRIPKHMNFLKHFWEGDEPEIKKMKTSLFGADPPILYVLHYLGYNKPWLCFRDYDCNWNVDIFQEFASDEAHKTWWRVHDAMPENLHKFCLLRSKQKAQLEWDRRQAEKGNYKDGHWKIKIKDKRLKTCFEDFCFWESMLWHWGETNSTNNSSTTTTSSPPHKTALPSL